AATAAAATTTCGTTGCCTTTGGCTATCATTTCTTTGTCTGTAAACCAGTTTTCTTCTCCAAATTGAAGTTCTacaatgttgattttttttggttgtCGATGTAGTTCTCAAATATTTTAAATGCATGCTTCTAGTTGGCAAACATGTTAATAGACTGTATCACCTTCCACTCATTTTTTGATCCTCGTTGAAGTGGTTGAGTTACAAAAGCTTTTCTTAACAGATGCATTGTAAAGTTCTACGGTTACCAGTAATGCATAACAGATGCATTGTGAAGTTTTACGGTTACCAGTAATGCTTCAAGAGGTTTCTGATTTGTTTTGAAGAGCCATGTAACTTAGAAACCATCGATTGTTCAGGGCTTTTTTTAAACTTTGACACTAACTGTTTTAAATTGAATTCAAAGATGTTTAAATTAAAATagagaagtttttttttaacttagAGTTTTGTTACAATGATTGTTAAGTATCGGTGGGTACTTTGGTACTTATGTTATTTCAAGATGATATTGGTACTTACTTTCTTTCCACCGTCTGAtctgaaaaaataataaaaaaataaatttaaggtTATTTTTGGTATTTGGTCGCACCAATTTGGTACTCCTTGGTAATTCTTTTTAGATACTTTAAGATACTTCGTTTGTTTCCACCGTTAGATTTTTCAGTATGAACGGCTCCCATTTTTTCaaccattctaaaatttctcttaaaGTTAAATCCGTGAACTTGCATCACGAATACCGCAAACAAGCCGTATAAATTAACAGGTGAAGTAACAGTCTCGCAGCCATCAACATTTAATGAGAAAGGGATGGAGGGGTTAGGGTTAGGTGAGTTGATCTGGACCATTCATCTTAATCCAGTGGCTATAAAATTGGCTTAAGAGATATACAAAGTTTATAGCTTAAAGTTGCATAGACCATGTGCCCTGCTATACAATTGTACTGCCGAGCTGTGTGTTTGCGCGTAGATGTAAACCAGAAGTCATTTTCTAACGAAATATATCCGGTGAAACGAGCATCTTTtctaaattttgaaaacaggATTCAGCATAATAAAATGAATATGACTTAAATATTTGAAAGTATTGCCCCCACTTCTTTTTTTATGTTGCGTACACATTTATAAAGACTCAAATTTCATAAAGTTTGATCATAAGTCAAGCTAACAACTTGTATATAAAGTTTGTACCATTTCATATCAAAATATGCTCGTATGATCACAATTTTATTGTCGTTAATAGTATTACGTGAGAGAAATTTGATGGGAACTAGGATGCCTAATATAACTCTCGATTTGATGGAGTAGCAACACAGTCGATCCGATCTGATAAGCAAGATTCAAACCCCCACAATCGAAGTACCACTTATCCTCTGGTTATCAACCGTGTGCAGCTCGGTTAACCTCGTCACGAAGGCTACCTCCTGCAAGCAAATCAAGAACACAAGAAAGAGCAAGGAAGAACGCAACTCAATTACAGAAAACCTTGGATTAGGCACACAAAGTTGGGGTCTCACAAATCGATGAACGATGACTGTCAATAACAAAttgaatctaagcaaaacctaAATTCTAACTTGGGTGACTCTACTGAATATAAAGTGTTTAGGGACCTGCAAGACCCCTGGACGCGCCCCCTAATAGGCTCCAACACGACCCAACGACTCGAAAGACGGTGGCGTAGCACCCTGACAGATTCTGTACGTCCATTTGTTTCGTCGATTCCCATTGACTTAGATGAAATTTTGATGTGGTACCAGCACCATTGGAAGCTCCATCAAATTATATTTCCATCCATATGTAGAACGTCAAAATCGGACCCGTACGTGGCCTGGGCGTCCAATTTAAGGCAGATTGCTCCTGAACTCCAAGGTGGACTCGAAGTTGATGTGCATTGAACCTCCGTATGACTTAGACGCCCCTTGTTGGTCCTCTCCACCTCCATGCTTCTCCTCATGTTATCAATAATTCTATTGGTTGTTCAACTATGCAGTTAGAATTTGTTTTATTTGAGTTAAATTATAAACTTTGTCTACTTGTTATGTCTTTTTAACTCTAGATGGCAGTTTCATATGGTAGGTTTCTGCATGAAACATGATGAGAAAGTACACTCGAACTTCAACCTGATGTATCATCGTTACCCGAGATTCTGTGGAATTTACTCTTTAAAATAGCCTTCATAAAATGATCAACTTTTTCTTAAGTGGAAAAGGTTCACGTGCTTTATAAAACTCCTTTTATAAATAAGAAGAGGTGTATCAGATTCACCTTTTTATTCTAGGAGTAGATGAAGAGAGATGCTTCAAATAGGAAAATAAAAGTTTTTCGACCAAGTAATATTTTGTTTCCTAATTACTTTGTGATATACTTTGTCATCTGCATTTTCAAGGAACATTTATGATATTGATGGATTGATGGAAAAGGTGGCGGACAAAGCACCAGGCAGTAGCTATCAGAAAGTGCAAATTTTTTTAGCTTTATTCGAGTTAAGGACTCAATATTCTATGGATCATAGGCATCTTCGCATCTGTAGTCTATTTTAGGACACAGTGGTTAGGATTTAGAAGTGTGGAACCTCTTGCTGTGACTTGACTGTGTGAATGACAAGGAAAGAGTAATTGTGTCAAAGTTTGGATATGTGTATGTGTGCATTTAAACTTTTTTGCTATTTGAATCTTGTGTTTACATAGATACCAAATTTGTATTGTTGTATTCTTATGATGTTTGGTAAGAATTCTTGCTTAATAGATTTTTGAAATCATGTGTGCCACATTTGAGGATTTATATAAATCATAAGTTAAGTTTAAAAAAGATACCTGCAAAATGGTATGGATTAAGTTTTTGATACTGTAGTTTCTAAATATAAAATTCTTGCTATAAAGTTTTTTGAAAATATGTTCTCACTGCATGTACATCTTTGCTAAAGATATAAAATTATTGTTTACTAGATGTTTTAAAATATAAATTCTTGTTTATTGATTCCGCTAGAGGTAGAGTTTTATTTTGAATTGTTATATCTTATAATTTTCAATGATACAGTAAACATCCAATAAATAGCTGGAACCAGGTCTTATATCCTGATAAGTCTTGTAATGGTTTAAGTGAAAGGATGCAAATATGATGctatataaatattttgtatgCAATTCTTTTTTATATCACGTGTGTGCCGCACGTGTAATTCCACTAATAATAGCAAATTACTAACACTCTTATGGGCTATGTAGACCATAAAAAAGTCGAAGGCACTCACTGGCTACCTGCATGCTGCAACTGAgcggtaaaaaaaataaataaagagaaACGCTGGTATGGTACTGCACGTTTAGGTTTAATGGATCATTTGGGCTTTATCGTTCAATCTCGCTTCCGCTATGCCCGCCGTGTCGACTCGGCCCATTCCCGCAAGCTATCTGCGCCTCGGGCCTCGGCCTCGTCAGCATCCTCCGAATCTCAAAGCTCCTTGCGAGCTCCTTAAGATAAACCTCGCGAGCCTGCCTAGGGTTTActcttccccgccgccgtcactcgcgcctccttctccctcccgtGCTCTTCTCGCTCCGCTTCCTCTCGCACTCCTTGATCTCGCCTGCGGCGAAAATGGCGGAAGTTGAGGCGCCCACCCAGGAGGTCAAGCTCTTCGGCCGCTGGTCCTTCGAGGACGTCCAGGTGGTccctcttctcctcccctcctcccccaccttcaTCTCGTCGGTGTATCTATATTGCATGCTGAGGCGGCGTAGGTCTTGGTAATTGGGCTTCCAAGTGATCTGATTTGCTAGATCTGGCGGATTAGAGGGTGGTTTGCCTAGGTTCTGTTTGCACGTCATGACTGTAATTGACGATATGATTTCATGGTGGACATATCGGTTTTGCGTTGACGATTTGATTTCATGGTGGACATATCGGTTTTCCGTAGGTTCGGTGGTGGAATCCGAGTTTCCTCAGATTTGCGTTTCCGCTTGTTATGTAGCTTGACGAGTGGTGGGACTATTATATTTAGTATTGGGAATATTGATTGCCGTTTTTGGTTTTGTGGTTGTCTTGAAATAGGTCTGGTATTCTCACTGAATAAGTTAAGGCTTCATCTTTAAATGGGTTTTTCTTGTCAGGATGTTTAATGCGTGTTTTGGGAATTCTTTATTTGGAGACTTGTTTGGGATCATGAGCATGTATCAGATTGGTATGCACCTGTGTTGATACTAAGACGATCTGTGCAAGCTAAACTAGTGTTTGACTTGGGTAGAAAGTTAGATTTCTATTTGTGTTTACAACCAGTCGAAGTTAAACTGCTGTATGTCTTCAACTGTTTGTTTCCAACACTAAACTGGTCTAGAAGTCTACATTAAATGCCTTATTACTACTGTGTATTTAACGATAGTTATTAAGCTTTTGAAAAGATAGGATTTACTGCACGATGTTGGTGATTTGGTGTCCTGGTAGTCTAAAAACATTGCGCTGGTTTCATTTGGAACTTGTTCTTAGTATAGTTTGTGCTGAACATTGCAAATATGATCTTTATATAATTTTCCTATGAGTGTGCCAGGGTCAATATGCAACACTGTTTCTTCTTTtctagtactccctctgtctcaAATTGcaattcgttttggcttttgtagatacatagcttttgctatgcacctcgatatatattatgtctagatacgtagcaaaagttatgcacctagaaaagccaaaacgaatagtaatttgggacggagggagtacttgtttCCCCCCTCAAGCTCTACTTTACAATTCTCCTTGTGACTTGCTAGGCCTATAGTATCGTTTTATGATTTTCTAAGCAGATCTTGTGGAACTTCTTTTATGCAGGTCAATGACATTTCCCTGGCTGACTACCTTGCCGTCAATCCTACAAAGCATGCCATATATCTTCCTCACACTGCTGGAAGGTATTCTGCTAAGAGGTTCCGCAAGTCTCAGTGCCCAATTGTTGAGAGGCTGACAAACTCTCTGATGATGCACGGCCGCAACAACGGCAAGAAGGTCATGGCTGTTCGCATTGTGAAGCATGCTATGGAGATTATTCACCTGCTGACTGATGCCAACCCTATCCAAATTATCGTAGATGCCATCATAAACAGGTGACTACTGTTGTAACTGAAATATCCTCATTTTACGATGACAACTCCTGATTCCTGGTAGAATCAACCCTTTGGTTTGATGATATGTTCGTACTTGATAGTATTAGTGTTTAATATGCATTACTAACCATGCTATCCCTTGTTATAGTTGTAAATATCTTGATCCCTGTATGTTATTTTCTAACCCTGGTAATCAGTTAGAAATTTGAGATGATGAGTACGCAGTTCAATGTTACAGGATTGTAAGTTATGGAAAATAACTGGTGCGGTAATTTCCAAATTGTAGGCTTTCATTGGTTTTTGAAACTCAGGAACATTGTCTGATTTCCTTGTTATCCTTCTTTCTTTAGGTATTTGTAGCTATTATTTATTTAACCTGCTATAAAATCTAACTAATGTGTACTTTTCTTGGTTACCTGATCTACCTTAAGGCCCcatttggatcccttcatttgaaggaattggaatctacttaatagagtaggctaatttatcttggaacatggcattccacaactttccaaagtttacatataagcctatcttaaattcatggggtgggagatggaaattgattctatagattatgattattagaatggaattcaattcttatagcacgctcttgaaCTCGCTTCCCTATATAGAAATGCAGCACATAAGTACCTCTCCCATAtcgccaacaataatatacaaatatattccacatacaattatattagcttaattaatttgtatctaaattatgattattagaatggaattcaattccaatgatccaaacgggacctaattGATAAATTACAATTATACACCTTGTTGGTACTTTTGTTTGCTAATATGAACCTATGTCTTTCATGCTTTATTGTCTCTAAATGGGTTAAAATGTTGTATGTCTCATTTAGTGGGCCAAGAGAAGATGCGACACGTATTGGATCTGCTGGTGTTGTTAGAAGGCAGGCAGTTGATATCTCTCCTTTGAGGCGTGTGAACCAGGCAATCTACCTGCTTACCACTGGTGCTAGGGAAAGTGCTTTCAGAAACATCAAGAccattgccgagtgccttgcgGACGAGCTTATCAATGCAGCTAAAGGTTCTTCTAACAGGTATGTTTTATTCTCTGTGTTATACCAGTATTCTTCTGATTACAAATAGTTTAGAAAACTTGACCTGTAATTTGCCGAAGGAGGAAAAAGATCCATACCCATCAGCCTGCCTTAGTTCTGGAAAATGTTACATTATATGCTTGATATTTTTCCATGTACAATGGGTGAATTCTTTCTGAGATGCTGGACCCCCAACTCCTGTCACCTTGAATATAATGTGTGCTCTGTTTTGTGACAATGCTTCTGCTTAGTGCCAGTGTTGTTTTTGTTGCATCAGACAGCCATGTTTATTGAGTTGCCCCACTATTTAATTAAACTTCTCCCACAATTGCATGCTGTGCATCTCATATGCTTTCTTTTTCATTCTTTGCTTGCAGCTATGCGATCAAGAAGAAGGACGAGGTAGAGCGTGTCGCCAAGGCCAACCGTTGAGCATTCTCATGCAAAGCAGGAAAAGTGAAGTTTTGGGGTGAAGGATGCCTACTTATCTATCTGCCCTGTTTATTTGCGTACTTAGCTTGGTGTTGGAGCTCTGTAGCTCTATGTTCCCTAAAAGTCAAAACTACCTTTCCCTTCTTCCTGGTTGTGTTAGCCGCA
This genomic window from Setaria viridis chromosome 8, Setaria_viridis_v4.0, whole genome shotgun sequence contains:
- the LOC117833504 gene encoding small ribosomal subunit protein uS7 encodes the protein MAEVEAPTQEVKLFGRWSFEDVQVNDISLADYLAVNPTKHAIYLPHTAGRYSAKRFRKSQCPIVERLTNSLMMHGRNNGKKVMAVRIVKHAMEIIHLLTDANPIQIIVDAIINSGPREDATRIGSAGVVRRQAVDISPLRRVNQAIYLLTTGARESAFRNIKTIAECLADELINAAKGSSNSYAIKKKDEVERVAKANR